A stretch of DNA from Grus americana isolate bGruAme1 chromosome 38 unlocalized genomic scaffold, bGruAme1.mat SUPER_38_unloc_1, whole genome shotgun sequence:
ccccccaatcctgccccacaaccccccccaaTCCTGCCCCATAACCAGGCCCCTCAAATCCTGCCCCCCAAGCTGGGACCAAAGCACCCTCattcacccctcccccccccttaaTTACCCCCCCAAACTTAATTACCTCCTCAGCCCTAATTAGTTCCCCTCTCATTAAGCCCACTCCCGGACTAATTaacacctctcctcccccccccaacccctcccccaTCACTTGGGGGGCAGCCCCACACATCACTTATGGGGCAGCCCCCCAAAACCGGCCCAGCCTTTTATTTCTCACCCCActgattggggggggggggcacacgacacaaaccaacaaccacaactttgggggggaggggggggaacgACAAGGACCCAGCCctgccccccaaccccacccccccccccaaacattTGGGGGTGCCCCCTATGTGTGGGGGGATGTGGGGCGTCACCGTGGGTCTGGGGGTCGCCGGGGGACGCACCCCTCCATCTCCAGCGCCTCCGGCCACCCCTCGTACTTATTGGAGCTGCGGCTGTTCCTCacgtgctgggggggggggcgggggggggaggggtgtcaCAGCTGCCCCCCAAGTGCCCCCCAagtgccccctgccccccccaaaacccacctgcTCGAAGGGGCTCTTGTCCTGCACCCCCTTGGCCCCCAGGAACACCCAGCTGTCCCGAAAAGCCAAATCCTTGGCCACGGCGCTGCCCAGCTCCCCGAAAATCCGCCGCGTCTCCTCCGTCAacctttggttttttggggggggggggttgtgttAAAAAGAAGGGGGAGCCCCCAAAATAACCGAAACACCCCCAAAATTtacacatccccccccccgttcTCTTACTTGGTGGCGGGGTCGTCGTACGAGGCCACCAGCACCAGCGTCCCCTCGTGCAGCGGCCGCAGGAACTTGAGCAGCTCCTCGAcgtcttttggggggggggggggggaaatgtcgaataattaaggaaaaatgttaaaaaaaaagttaaaaatattaaaaaaatacagagaaacgCCCCCAAAACCGCCTCGTGGTGATAAAACACCCCCAAAatgtgctgcccccccccccccccaaactcacCTCCCGCCCACATGTCGA
This window harbors:
- the FAM3A gene encoding protein FAM3A is translated as PESPPTAAPRPRRFKCGLPRPCPPSHFAFRLVSGAANVIGPKICLEDRVLMSSVKNNVGRGLNIALVNGVSGDLIAAQAFDMWAGDVEELLKFLRPLHEGTLVLVASYDDPATKLTEETRRIFGELGSAVAKDLAFRDSWVFLGAKGVQDKSPFEQHVRNSRSSNKYEGWPEALEMEGCVPRRPPDPR